The DNA region CTCCTTCTTGATAGCTCTAATTAAGTTCAGATGTTACTGTTCAGAGGTGAAAAGTATATCCACGAGATTCAATCCTACATAAATGTTACAAACACAACAGCACGTATCTCAATGCAATGATATCCAGACATTCTGAGGTGGCAACTAGCCAGCAAGTGGGTTAGCATGTATTGTCACGCGATTGATCCTTATCTCTGCAAGAGGTCTATCTCCTGGTCCTGTTTGAGTCTGCACAAAACCAAATAGCAGTCAACGTTGCTGTATCTGGTGAGATGATGCAAAGGCAAAACATGTATcatgaaaagtaaaaatcaCAGCCCTAACACACGTAACAAACAACAAGGTATATCAATCTTTTGAACAGAAATTAACTGCCCCAAGGCTAACTATCTCCTGTTCTTCCAAAccgggaaaaagaaaagaaccaaTGACCATGGCTAGCACTGCCTACCTTTTCCATGATATCAAGAACTTCAAACCCATGAATTACTTTTCCAAACACAGAGTACAAACCATTGAGATGGGGTTGCTTtgcataatttatgaaaaactgGCTTCCATTAGTATTTGGCCCGCTATTTGCCATTGAGAGTGTACCCCTCGCATTATGctgaaaagaagagaaacaaagcATCAGTCATTTAGCAATACCCGCATCACACAATTGGCATTAGCATATGCCCAGTTCTAAACTGTATAACCTATTACAATAAATGCAGTATacaacaaaaagcaaaaaacgaGAGCCAATACAACTAACAGTCTCCAACTACTCCAACTATGTTTTAGCTATCTTGTGACCATGTAGccaacaagagaaaaaagaaatcaagtttaTCATTGTCAAAGCCTCAATATCAACCATACTCTTGTTTCGTTTTAGAGTCCTTGAAGTAAATGTCCTTTATAGAGGCGGGGGCTTGGTTTTTAAGGTTTGCAAAACGGGACAATATTGTCTCCGAGGATAACACAAGCGAACCCACATTCTCAAATCTTACAAACGTGGATACGTTCATACAAAAGCAACAGCTCTATGAAGAATTCTTAAAGGGTGACAATAAAAActcccaaaaaataaattcagattgcagaatgcataaaaaaagttaagaagcTTCGGacaagatatattaaaataccttGAGAGATTCTCTGATCTCGTCATTGAACTTCTTTCCCCAGATACTAGTCCCTCCTTTGCCTGTCCCTGTTGGATCTCCACCTTGAATCATAAACCCTTTAATATTTCGATGAAATATGGTTCCATCATAATACCCACTGGCACATAGAGCCAAAAAATTctgtaaaaaaatccaaaacaaagcCCAGGAACTATAGGTTAAGCTCTTTAACTTAGAACCCACTTCTATTTCTAGGTTTTAAAAACTTGGAAAGAATTTCTAGTTACAAACATAACTCCTAATTACGGCAACAAGTAACAACGCTgaatttaatctttcaaaacACAGTTACCGACTGACCTCGGAGGCTTTGGGAACTTCGTCACAGGCGATTTCGCACTTGATATCCCCAAGATTTGTGTGAAGAGTGACCGACTGCAAAGCAAAGCAGATAAACACTTCGTTTATTAGTTGAACAAAGAATGTAGTTGAGGAGTTCGATGAAATTTCGCAGAGGAAACTAACCATCTGTGTGTGTCACAGAGAGGCGAAGCCTGTTTGGTTTCTGGTCCTGGCGGATGCTAACACAGCTTCAATAGCTTAGCGTTCGAGACCTTAGAAGAGGAACAGAACGCAATTTATAGAAAGTGATAAGGGCCCTGTTGGGGTTTATGGTTTTGGGTCGTGATTTGTTGTGAGCCTACTGTAAAGCTGGCCTTTAGACCCGTTTCAATTAACgaaaaaattaaacctaataACCTTGACATTGTTTTGAAATTGATCTGCTTTACCAACCCACCCTTTACCTGAATCTTGAACTACGATCTGTATCTTGAACAATGTTGAATCCTAAACTagttattgataaaaaaaaaaattaaaaaattaaaacagaaggggttttaataaatcttttatcttaaaatattatttattggaataatatttttttataatttatattttttaatattagatttattgtggattggattttaatttttttaatttattttttaaaagttatctcAATCTCGTGATCCAAATCAcaagtttgatgagttaactcgagtttttttttaatttttctaattaaattttttttctcgtaattttataatttaaaattgagt from Populus alba chromosome 14, ASM523922v2, whole genome shotgun sequence includes:
- the LOC118041284 gene encoding peptidyl-prolyl cis-trans isomerase CYP18-1, encoding MVSFLCEISSNSSTTFFVQLINEVFICFALQSVTLHTNLGDIKCEIACDEVPKASENFLALCASGYYDGTIFHRNIKGFMIQGGDPTGTGKGGTSIWGKKFNDEIRESLKHNARGTLSMANSGPNTNGSQFFINYAKQPHLNGLYSVFGKVIHGFEVLDIMEKTQTGPGDRPLAEIRINRVTIHANPLAG